A single Lolium perenne isolate Kyuss_39 chromosome 6, Kyuss_2.0, whole genome shotgun sequence DNA region contains:
- the LOC127309622 gene encoding uncharacterized protein: protein MAGKDVAAKTTTAEPKSVERRLWRVTRAVLYMLRRGVLPSGRTPAMDIRRGRIAGKALSGFVSFHRHAATARSSSVAARRRYDGEVAGYYNNSYDAADIARVFEMLNDSGHLFDDEDALGRATPSPALQTLGCGAAAAQLRVTGTPFASSEHQQVDRKADEFISRFYEQLRAQQSLAATPDYYGYAARPVAA, encoded by the coding sequence ATGGCCGGCAAGGACGTCGCCGCGAAGACTACCACCGCTGAGCCGAAGAGCGTGGAGCGGCGGCTATGGCGCGTGACTCGCGCCGTTCTCTACATGCTGCGGCGTGGCGTGCTGCCGTCCGGGCGTACGCCTGCCATGGACATCCGCCGCGGCAGGATCGCCGGCAAGGCCCTCAGCGGCTTCGTCAGCTTCCACCGCCATGCTGCCACCGCTCGCTCTAGCTCCGTAGCAGCGAGGCGACGATACGACGGCGAGGTCGCCGGCTACTACAACAACAGCTACGACGCGGCTGACATCGCCAGGGTGTTCGAGATGCTCAACGACAGCGGACACCTCTTCGACGACGAGGACGCGCTAGGGAGGGCGACGCCTTCTCCCGCGCTGCAGACCTTGGggtgcggcgcggcggcggcccaGCTGCGCGTCACTGGCACGCCGTTCGCGTCAAGCGAGCACCAGCAGGTGGACAGGAAGGCCGACGAGTTCATCAGCAGGTTCTACGAGCAGCTGCGTGCGCAgcagagcctcgcggccacgccggACTACTACGGCTACGCTGCAAGGCCGGTCGCCGCTTGA